The DNA region GGATTTTTTGAGCACCGGCTTTGCCCGGGAGTCCGGACTGCCCTGCCTGCCCCTGCAGCATCATTTTGCGCACATCCACGCGGTCCTGGCCGAAAACCGGCACATAGGGGCGGCCATCGGACTGGCCCTGGACGGAGTCGGGCTTGGCGACGACGGAACCATGTGGGGCGGCGAGGCCCTGCTGGTCGATACGGCGAAACTCGAACATAGGCGTCTGGCGCGCTTTTCCCGGGTCATGCTGCCCGGCGGGGATGTGGCCACGCGCGAACCCTGGCGACTGGCGCGGGCCCACCTGCATGCCCTGGGCATCCGGGCCCCGGGCGAAAAGCCTTGGCCCTGGCTTCAGGAATACGCCGCCGCCGACAAGGTCGTCGCCCAAGTGCTGGAGCGCCGCATCAATTCGCCGCTCTCCTCCAGTTGCGGAAGACTTTTCGATGCAGTATCGGCCATGCTCGGCCTTTGCGAACGCATCTCCTATGAGGGACAGGCGGCAATCAGGCTTGAAGCGATACAGGACAAAGAGGAAAAAGGTGTTTATTCGTGTCCCGTAATCGAATATGACGGGATCGTGAAACTTGATACCCTGGAACTTTTTGCGCAGGTTCATGCCGAGTGGCGCGACGGTGAACACCCGGCAACAATAAGCAGGCGCTTTCATCTTGGTCTCATTGATGGATTGTGCAGGCTTTACCTCCATCTGGCCGAAAGGTGCTCCTGCACCACCGTGGCCCTGAGCGGCGGGGTCATGCAGAATCTGACCCTGGCCACCGAGCTTCCCAGGGCCCTGGCCGCGCAGGGAGCAACCGTCCTGACCCACCGTGAACTGCCGCCCAACGACGCCTGCATCTCTCTTGGCCAGGCAGCCTACGGACAACTGGTCCTGCAACCCTAACAGGAGCGCATCCCGTGGAAATACTCGCCCGCATGAAAACAATACTGAGCATCCTGTGGAAGGTCCTGAGCACCACAAGAGTCGTCATCGCCAACATATTCTTCCTGGTGATGGTCATCATCCTCCTCGGAGTATTTTTCACCGATACGGAAGAATCGTTGCGCCAGAACTCGGTCCTTCTGGTCAACCCGGCCGGAACCCTGGTCGAACAGCGCAGCGCGCCGGAAGCGGCCGAGGCCCTGCTCAAGAAAATGGGCCGGGAAACGGCCAGGGCCGACGAGACCAAAACCCAGGACGTCATCGACGCCATCCGCAAGGCCGCCACAGATCCCAAAATCCTGGCCCTGGTCATCGACTCCCGGGACCTTCAGGGCTGCGACACGACCAAAATCCTCGACATCGGCAAGGCCATCCTCGACTTCAAGGAGACGGGAAAACCCGTGCTCGCGCACTCCATGGTCTATACCCAGGGCCAATACCTGCTGTCGTCCTATGCCGACACGATCTCCGTCAATCCGCTGGGCGGAGTGCTGATCACCGGATTCGGCATGTACCAGACCTATTTCAAGGGCCTTCTGGACAAGACCCGCATCAATTTTCACGTCTTCCGCGTTGGCGACTACAAGACCGCCGTGGAACCCTTCGTGCGCGAATCCATGTCCGAAGAAGCCCGGGAGGCCGGGCGGGAATGGCTGAACGGTCTCTGGCAGGCCTATCTGGACGAGGCGTCCAAGAACCGTGGCGTCTCCCCTTCCGACATCGTCTCCTACGTGGAGAACATCGACACCAGACTTGCCGCGACGGGTGGCGATGCCGCGCGCCTAGCCGTGAATGCGCAACTGGTCGACGAAATCAAGACCTCCACCCAGTTCGACCAGCTTCTGGCCGGTAAGACCGGAAAGAGAATCGAAGACCTGCACCGGGTCGGTTTTCAGGACTACCTTGCCATGTCGCCCTCCGCCGAACCCTCCGGCAAGGAAGTAATCGGCATCATCAGGGCCCGGGGAGCCATCCTGCCCGGCAAGCAACCGGAAAACAGGACCGGCAGCGAGTCCATCGCCGAACTTTTCCAGAAAGCACGACAGGATCCCACCATTCTGGCCGTGGTCCTGCGTCTGGACAGCCCCGGCGGGAGCGCCGCCGCCTCCGAGGAAATCCAC from Desulfomicrobium apsheronum includes:
- the sppA gene encoding signal peptide peptidase SppA — encoded protein: MEILARMKTILSILWKVLSTTRVVIANIFFLVMVIILLGVFFTDTEESLRQNSVLLVNPAGTLVEQRSAPEAAEALLKKMGRETARADETKTQDVIDAIRKAATDPKILALVIDSRDLQGCDTTKILDIGKAILDFKETGKPVLAHSMVYTQGQYLLSSYADTISVNPLGGVLITGFGMYQTYFKGLLDKTRINFHVFRVGDYKTAVEPFVRESMSEEAREAGREWLNGLWQAYLDEASKNRGVSPSDIVSYVENIDTRLAATGGDAARLAVNAQLVDEIKTSTQFDQLLAGKTGKRIEDLHRVGFQDYLAMSPSAEPSGKEVIGIIRARGAILPGKQPENRTGSESIAELFQKARQDPTILAVVLRLDSPGGSAAASEEIHHEIARTQEAGKPVVVSMGSVAASGAYWIASGANRIVAAPTTLTGSIGIFAAFPTFEDTAMNLGITTDGIGTTGLADLGNPLRPLSAQSERAIGQLLRFGYDLFINRVASGRRLPAAEVESSAQGRVFLGREAHGRKLIDQLGNLDDALRTAASLAGLTVVNSKELRREPSPHEKILQAFFSSAQVLFTQQSPAVSRLLNMVETQAQVLESFADPNHIYARSMECEGSLF